The proteins below are encoded in one region of Amycolatopsis acidiphila:
- the clpB gene encoding ATP-dependent chaperone ClpB: MDVNRLTQKSQEALQEAQALASRLGHAEVDGEHLLFALLDQPGGLVPRLFEQAGADPVALRAAVEQDLARRPAVTGAGAQPGQVYVSRRVARLLESAKREADRLKDEYVSVEHLVLALLEEGAAAQAGRRLAEHGVTRDAFLSALTGVRGNQRVTSATPEGAYEALEKYGRDLVAEARSGKLDPVIGRDGEIRRVVQILSRKTKNNPVLIGDPGVGKTAIVEGLAQRIHSGDVPEGLRDKTIFALDMGALVAGAKYRGEFEERLKAVLGEVTAAEGGILLFIDELHTVVGAGAAEGAMDAGNMLKPMLARGELHMIGATTLDEYRKHIETDAALERRFQLVLVDEPDVADTISILRGLRERFEVFHGVKIHDGALVAAATLSHRYITDRFLPDKAIDLVDEACARLRTEIDSMPAELDELTRRVTRLEIEEAALSKETDEASKARLDQLRKELADLRAEADAKKAQWEAERRSIKRVQELRRDLERVRHEAEEAERAYDLNRAAELRYGELAELERKLAAEEQRLSARQGENRLLPEVVTEDEIAEVVAAWTGIPVSRLREGEREKLLRLDEILRSRVIGQDEAVTLVADAIIRARSGIRDPRRPIGSFVFLGPTGVGKTELAKSLAAALFDTEESMVRLDMSEYQERHTVSRLVGAPPGYVGYEEGGQLTEAVRRKPYSVVLFDEIEKAHPDVFNTLLQVLDDGRITDSQGRTVDFRNTIVIMTSNIGSEYLLEGATGDGEIKPEARDRVMAALRRHFRPEFLNRIDDIVLFKPLGIEQLARIVDLQFEELRSRLAEQRIEAELTEPARRLIAERGFDPVYGARPLRRYLSHDVETRIGRALLRGEVRPGQRICLDVADGELTLRFGPQ, encoded by the coding sequence ATGGACGTGAACCGGCTGACGCAGAAGTCCCAGGAGGCGCTGCAGGAGGCCCAGGCACTGGCCTCCCGTCTCGGCCACGCCGAGGTCGACGGCGAGCACCTGCTGTTCGCCCTGCTGGACCAGCCCGGCGGCCTCGTGCCGCGGCTGTTCGAGCAGGCGGGCGCGGACCCGGTCGCCCTGCGGGCGGCGGTCGAGCAGGACCTGGCGCGCCGCCCCGCGGTCACCGGGGCGGGCGCGCAACCCGGACAGGTCTACGTCAGCCGCCGCGTGGCGCGGCTGCTGGAGTCCGCGAAGCGCGAGGCCGACCGGCTCAAGGACGAGTACGTCTCCGTCGAGCACCTCGTGCTCGCGCTCCTCGAGGAGGGCGCGGCCGCCCAGGCCGGGCGGCGGCTGGCCGAGCACGGGGTGACCAGGGATGCGTTCCTGTCGGCGCTCACCGGCGTGCGCGGCAACCAGCGGGTCACCTCCGCGACCCCGGAAGGGGCCTACGAGGCGCTGGAGAAGTACGGGCGCGACCTGGTGGCCGAAGCCCGCTCCGGCAAGCTCGACCCGGTGATCGGCCGGGACGGCGAGATCCGGCGTGTGGTGCAGATCCTCAGCCGCAAGACCAAGAACAACCCGGTCCTCATCGGCGACCCCGGGGTCGGCAAGACCGCGATCGTGGAAGGCCTCGCGCAGCGCATCCACTCCGGCGACGTACCGGAGGGCCTGCGGGACAAGACGATCTTCGCGCTCGACATGGGCGCGCTGGTGGCCGGGGCGAAGTACCGCGGCGAGTTCGAGGAACGCCTCAAGGCAGTGCTCGGCGAGGTGACCGCGGCCGAAGGCGGCATCCTGCTGTTCATCGACGAGCTGCACACGGTAGTGGGGGCCGGTGCGGCGGAAGGCGCGATGGACGCGGGCAACATGCTCAAGCCGATGCTCGCCCGCGGCGAGCTGCACATGATCGGTGCCACCACGCTGGACGAGTACCGCAAGCACATCGAGACCGATGCCGCGCTGGAGCGCCGGTTCCAGCTGGTGCTGGTGGACGAGCCCGACGTGGCGGACACGATCTCGATCCTGCGCGGGCTGCGCGAACGGTTCGAGGTCTTCCACGGCGTGAAGATCCACGACGGCGCGCTCGTCGCGGCGGCGACCCTGTCGCACCGCTACATCACCGACCGGTTCCTGCCGGACAAGGCGATCGACCTCGTCGACGAGGCGTGCGCGCGGCTGCGGACCGAGATCGACTCGATGCCGGCGGAGCTGGACGAGCTGACCCGGCGGGTGACCCGGCTGGAGATCGAAGAAGCCGCGCTGTCCAAGGAAACCGACGAAGCCAGCAAGGCGCGGCTCGACCAGCTGCGCAAGGAGCTGGCGGACCTGCGCGCGGAGGCCGATGCCAAGAAAGCCCAGTGGGAGGCCGAACGGCGGTCCATCAAACGCGTTCAGGAACTCCGGCGCGACCTCGAACGAGTGCGGCACGAAGCGGAGGAGGCCGAGCGTGCCTACGACCTCAACCGCGCGGCGGAGCTGCGCTACGGCGAACTCGCCGAGCTGGAACGGAAACTCGCCGCGGAGGAGCAGCGGCTGTCCGCGCGGCAGGGGGAGAACCGGCTGCTGCCGGAGGTGGTCACCGAGGACGAGATCGCCGAGGTCGTCGCGGCGTGGACCGGCATCCCGGTCTCCCGTCTGCGTGAGGGCGAACGCGAGAAGCTGCTGCGGCTCGACGAGATCCTGCGGTCGCGGGTCATCGGGCAGGACGAGGCGGTGACGCTCGTCGCCGACGCGATCATCCGCGCCCGGTCCGGCATCCGCGACCCCCGCAGGCCCATCGGGTCGTTCGTGTTCCTCGGCCCCACCGGCGTGGGCAAGACCGAACTGGCGAAGTCGCTCGCGGCCGCGCTGTTCGACACCGAGGAGAGCATGGTCCGGCTCGACATGAGCGAGTACCAGGAGCGGCACACCGTCAGCAGACTGGTCGGAGCCCCGCCCGGCTACGTCGGGTACGAGGAAGGCGGCCAGCTCACCGAAGCGGTCCGGCGCAAGCCCTACTCCGTGGTGCTGTTCGACGAGATCGAGAAGGCCCACCCGGACGTGTTCAACACGCTGTTGCAGGTCCTCGACGATGGGCGCATCACCGACTCGCAGGGGCGGACGGTCGACTTCCGGAACACGATCGTGATCATGACCTCGAACATCGGGTCGGAGTACCTGCTGGAAGGCGCGACCGGCGACGGCGAGATCAAGCCCGAGGCGCGCGACCGCGTCATGGCGGCCTTGCGGCGGCATTTCCGGCCCGAGTTCCTCAACCGCATCGACGACATCGTGCTGTTCAAGCCGCTGGGCATCGAGCAGCTGGCCCGGATCGTCGACCTGCAGTTCGAGGAGCTGCGCAGCCGCCTTGCCGAGCAGCGGATCGAAGCCGAGCTGACGGAGCCGGCCCGCCGCCTCATCGCCGAGCGTGGGTTCGACCCCGTCTACGGGGCCCGCCCGTTGCGCCGGTACCTGTCTCACGACGTCGAGACCCGGATCGGGCGGGCACTGCTGCGGGGCGAGGTCCGCCCGGGGCAGCGCATCTGCCTCGACGTCGCCGACGGCGAGCTCACGCTGCGATTCGGTCCACAGTAG
- a CDS encoding chaperone modulator CbpM — MSYPLSTRPRLRLESVARRAALHPELVRRFVALSLLEASRDAGGELWFPLTAPATIARIQRLRAGLGLNYAGVGLVLDLLARIQELETALAERGATRWT; from the coding sequence ATGAGCTACCCGCTGTCCACCCGCCCGAGGCTGCGGCTCGAATCGGTGGCGCGACGCGCGGCACTGCATCCCGAGCTGGTGCGCAGGTTCGTCGCGCTGAGCCTCTTGGAGGCCTCGCGTGACGCCGGCGGCGAGCTGTGGTTCCCGCTGACCGCGCCCGCGACGATCGCCCGCATCCAGCGGCTGCGCGCGGGACTCGGGCTCAACTACGCGGGCGTGGGCCTCGTGCTGGACCTGCTCGCCCGGATCCAGGAGCTGGAAACGGCGCTCGCGGAAAGGGGCGCCACGCGATGGACGTGA
- a CDS encoding DnaJ C-terminal domain-containing protein — MARDFYEALGVSRDAGTEEIQQAYRKLARRYHPDINHDPGAEDRFKEINEAYQVLSDPATRRRYDRFGPDFRQIPEDMADAGPRRRRAGGRSVHFGPDDGGGIDFEDLFGSIFGSGGGFGPIPGADQEAELVLSVEEAYRGGKRRVSVDGRGGREYEVTIPPGVTDGQRIRLPGEGGQGRGRGAAGDLLLRVRIAPHSRYRLEGRDIHVVLPLAPWEAALGAHVPVSTPGGEVKVRVRPGTSSGRRLRLRGEGMPNPGGRPGDLFTEIRIMVPPRPTARERELFEELAAASDFDPRRGH; from the coding sequence GTGGCCCGGGACTTCTACGAGGCGCTCGGTGTGTCGCGCGATGCGGGCACCGAGGAGATCCAGCAGGCCTACCGCAAGCTCGCGCGCCGCTACCACCCCGATATCAACCACGATCCGGGCGCGGAGGACCGGTTCAAGGAGATCAACGAGGCCTACCAGGTGCTGTCCGACCCGGCGACGCGCAGGCGCTACGACCGGTTCGGCCCGGACTTCCGCCAGATTCCCGAGGACATGGCGGACGCCGGGCCACGACGGCGCCGCGCCGGCGGCCGGTCCGTGCACTTCGGACCCGACGACGGCGGCGGTATCGATTTCGAGGACCTCTTCGGCAGCATCTTCGGGTCGGGTGGCGGTTTCGGCCCGATCCCGGGCGCGGACCAGGAAGCCGAGCTCGTGCTGTCCGTCGAGGAGGCTTACCGCGGCGGGAAGCGGCGCGTCAGCGTCGACGGCCGCGGTGGGCGGGAGTACGAGGTGACCATCCCGCCCGGGGTCACCGACGGGCAGCGCATCCGGCTGCCCGGTGAGGGCGGCCAAGGCCGGGGGCGCGGCGCGGCGGGGGACCTCCTCCTGCGGGTCCGGATCGCGCCGCACTCCCGGTACCGGCTCGAGGGCCGGGACATCCACGTCGTCCTGCCGCTCGCACCCTGGGAGGCGGCGCTCGGCGCGCACGTGCCGGTGAGCACCCCCGGCGGCGAGGTGAAGGTGCGCGTGCGGCCCGGCACGTCCAGCGGCAGGCGGCTGCGCCTGCGCGGCGAGGGCATGCCGAACCCCGGCGGCAGGCCGGGCGACCTGTTCACCGAGATCCGCATCATGGTGCCGCCCCGGCCCACCGCCCGCGAACGCGAGCTGTTCGAGGAGCTGGCCGCCGCATCCGACTTCGACCCGAGAAGGGGACACTGA
- a CDS encoding nucleotide exchange factor GrpE: MTEPAEDSAGERGQDVALAPGVAEVEDRWRRAVADLDNLRKRYARELEREREAERARAASWWLPVLDNLELALAHRKSGEDPVIEGVRAIRDQAVEVMGLLGFPRHDEAGVPFDPARHEVVSVVEDPARPPGVVVEVVRPGYGQGERQLRPAAVVVNRRQD; encoded by the coding sequence ATGACCGAGCCAGCCGAGGACAGTGCCGGCGAGCGTGGCCAGGATGTCGCTCTCGCGCCGGGTGTGGCGGAGGTCGAGGACCGGTGGCGGCGCGCCGTCGCCGACCTGGACAACCTCCGGAAGCGTTACGCCCGGGAGCTGGAGCGCGAGCGGGAGGCGGAGCGGGCCCGGGCGGCGTCGTGGTGGCTGCCGGTGCTGGACAACCTCGAGCTGGCGCTGGCGCACAGGAAGTCCGGCGAGGATCCCGTCATCGAAGGGGTGCGCGCGATCCGCGACCAGGCCGTCGAGGTGATGGGCCTGCTCGGCTTCCCCCGCCACGACGAGGCGGGCGTACCGTTCGACCCCGCGCGGCACGAGGTGGTGAGCGTCGTCGAGGACCCGGCGCGGCCGCCCGGCGTCGTCGTCGAGGTGGTGCGGCCCGGCTATGGCCAGGGCGAGCGGCAGCTGCGGCCGGCCGCGGTGGTCGTGAACCGCAGGCAGGACTGA
- the dnaK gene encoding molecular chaperone DnaK → MAKAVGIDLGTTNSVIAVWEGGEARVIPNVEGARTTPSVVAFTEDGERLVGQLARRQSILNPKGTIYSAKRFIGRRFDEISDEAKAVTFDVVEGPNGAARFDVRGKLYAPEEISAQILRKLAEDASKSLGERVTEAVITVPAYFNDAQRTATKDAGRIAGLEVLRIINEPTAAALAYGLDKHEHETVLVFDLGGGTFDVSILDVGDGVVEVRATSGDGHLGGDDFDRRLVDHLADEFRQEQGVDLRQDPQALQRLFEAAEKAKVELSSVSQTQVNLPFITADANGPKHLTMTVMRSTFERITADLVERCLGPVKQAMGDAKVTGDDIDEVILVGGSTRIPAVQNLVRRLTGGKDPNMTVNPDEVVAIGAAVQAGVLKGEVSDVLLLDVTPLSLGVETRGGVMTKIVERNTTIPARRSEVFSTAEDNQPAVDIVVLQGERERAADNRVLGRFQLTDIRPAPRGEPQIEVTFDIDANGILNVTARDRDTGAEQGITISETSNLDSGEVERMVAEAERNRDQDRELREAVDARNELDSAAYRVERRLAELGDAVPEHERSRAELLIADARDAVEKEAPLDRVRSLTGELQQVYQGLANRPGSAGQGGQQADAAGPGDDEDVIDAEFDRT, encoded by the coding sequence ATGGCCAAGGCAGTCGGAATCGATCTCGGGACCACGAACTCGGTCATCGCCGTCTGGGAGGGCGGCGAGGCCAGGGTGATCCCCAACGTCGAGGGTGCGCGCACCACCCCGTCGGTCGTCGCGTTCACCGAGGACGGTGAGCGCCTGGTCGGGCAGCTGGCCCGGCGCCAGTCGATCCTCAACCCGAAGGGGACCATCTACTCGGCGAAACGCTTCATCGGCCGCCGCTTCGACGAGATCTCCGACGAGGCCAAGGCGGTCACCTTCGACGTCGTGGAAGGGCCCAACGGCGCCGCGCGCTTCGACGTGCGCGGAAAGCTGTACGCGCCGGAGGAGATCAGCGCGCAGATCCTGCGGAAGCTCGCCGAGGACGCCTCGAAATCCCTCGGGGAACGGGTGACCGAGGCCGTGATCACCGTGCCCGCGTACTTCAACGACGCCCAGCGCACCGCGACGAAGGACGCCGGGCGGATCGCGGGCCTGGAGGTCCTGCGGATCATCAACGAGCCCACCGCGGCCGCGCTCGCCTACGGACTCGACAAACACGAGCACGAGACGGTGCTCGTGTTCGACCTCGGCGGCGGCACGTTCGACGTCAGCATCCTCGACGTCGGCGACGGTGTCGTCGAGGTGCGGGCGACCTCCGGCGACGGGCATCTCGGCGGCGACGACTTCGACCGCAGGCTCGTCGACCACCTGGCGGACGAGTTCCGGCAGGAGCAGGGGGTCGACCTGCGCCAGGACCCCCAGGCGCTGCAACGGCTCTTCGAGGCCGCGGAGAAGGCGAAGGTCGAGCTGAGTTCGGTGAGCCAGACGCAGGTGAACCTGCCGTTCATCACCGCCGACGCGAACGGCCCGAAGCATCTGACGATGACGGTGATGCGCTCGACGTTCGAGCGGATCACCGCCGACCTCGTGGAGCGCTGCCTCGGGCCGGTGAAGCAGGCGATGGGCGACGCGAAGGTGACCGGCGACGACATCGACGAGGTCATCCTCGTGGGCGGGTCGACGCGGATCCCGGCCGTGCAGAACCTGGTGCGGCGGCTGACCGGCGGCAAGGACCCGAACATGACCGTCAACCCGGACGAGGTGGTGGCCATCGGCGCCGCCGTCCAGGCCGGGGTGCTCAAGGGCGAGGTGTCCGACGTCCTGCTGCTCGACGTCACGCCGCTGTCGCTGGGCGTGGAGACCCGTGGCGGGGTGATGACGAAGATCGTCGAGCGCAACACGACGATCCCGGCGCGGCGCAGTGAGGTGTTCTCCACGGCGGAGGACAACCAGCCCGCGGTGGACATCGTGGTATTGCAGGGCGAGCGGGAACGCGCGGCGGACAACCGGGTGCTGGGCCGGTTCCAGCTGACGGACATCAGGCCGGCGCCGCGCGGGGAGCCGCAGATCGAGGTCACCTTCGACATCGACGCCAACGGCATCCTCAACGTCACCGCCCGCGACCGCGACACCGGCGCCGAACAGGGCATCACGATCAGCGAGACCTCCAACCTCGACAGCGGCGAGGTCGAGCGGATGGTGGCCGAGGCCGAGCGCAACCGCGACCAGGACCGCGAGCTGCGGGAAGCCGTCGACGCGCGCAACGAACTCGACAGCGCCGCCTACCGGGTGGAGCGCCGCCTTGCCGAGCTCGGGGACGCGGTGCCCGAGCACGAGCGGTCGCGCGCGGAGCTGCTGATCGCCGATGCGCGGGACGCGGTGGAGAAGGAGGCGCCGCTCGATCGGGTGCGCTCGCTCACCGGCGAGCTGCAGCAGGTCTACCAGGGACTCGCGAACCGGCCGGGCAGCGCGGGCCAGGGCGGGCAGCAGGCGGACGCGGCCGGTCCCGGTGACGACGAGGACGTGATCGACGCGGAGTTCGACCGCACGTGA
- a CDS encoding general stress protein produces MTDSPRLRRPSAERVPVATFTSYEDAENAVDYLSDRHFPVERVAIIGHDVKMVEQVVGRLNYGRAALSGAVAGAVPGALIGWLFGLFDWLRPLVASLALAAYGLIFGAVVGALVGLVAYALQRGHRDFTAISGLQPSRFEVVADAEVAQDAVGLLRERRVPEDPARR; encoded by the coding sequence ATGACCGACAGCCCGCGCCTGCGGCGACCGTCGGCCGAGCGGGTGCCGGTGGCCACCTTCACCAGTTACGAGGACGCCGAGAATGCCGTGGACTACCTGTCCGACCGGCACTTCCCGGTGGAGCGGGTGGCGATCATCGGGCACGACGTGAAGATGGTCGAACAGGTCGTCGGACGGCTCAACTACGGCAGGGCCGCGCTCTCCGGCGCCGTGGCCGGGGCGGTGCCCGGCGCGCTGATCGGCTGGTTGTTCGGCCTGTTCGACTGGCTCCGGCCGCTGGTGGCGAGCCTCGCGCTCGCCGCGTACGGCCTGATCTTCGGTGCGGTCGTCGGTGCCCTGGTGGGGCTGGTGGCCTACGCGCTGCAGCGCGGCCACCGGGACTTCACCGCGATCAGCGGCTTGCAGCCCAGCCGGTTCGAGGTGGTCGCCGACGCGGAGGTGGCGCAGGACGCGGTCGGCCTGCTGCGCGAGCGGCGGGTCCCCGAAGACCCGGCCCGGCGCTGA
- a CDS encoding Hsp20/alpha crystallin family protein: protein MTLMRFDPFRELDRLSEQVMGGSRALRTMPMEAFRRGDEFFVALDLPGVDPADVDLTVERNVVSIRATRRPARGEGDELIVDERPTGEFSRQLFLGDNLDPSRLEAGFERGVLTLRVPVSEASKPRRVEIGSGGGRQGIGTEATEREGANA from the coding sequence ATGACGTTGATGCGCTTCGACCCGTTCCGGGAGCTGGACCGGTTGAGTGAGCAGGTGATGGGCGGCAGCCGCGCGCTGCGCACGATGCCGATGGAGGCGTTCCGGCGCGGTGACGAGTTCTTCGTCGCGCTGGACCTGCCGGGGGTGGATCCCGCGGACGTCGACCTGACGGTGGAACGCAACGTGGTGAGCATCCGCGCGACCCGCCGCCCCGCGCGTGGCGAGGGTGACGAGCTGATCGTGGACGAGCGGCCGACGGGGGAGTTCTCCCGGCAGCTGTTCCTCGGCGACAACCTCGACCCGTCCCGGCTGGAGGCCGGATTCGAACGTGGGGTGCTGACCCTGCGGGTCCCGGTGTCGGAGGCCAGCAAGCCCCGCCGGGTGGAGATCGGGTCCGGCGGAGGCCGGCAGGGCATCGGGACCGAGGCGACCGAGCGCGAGGGGGCCAACGCATGA
- a CDS encoding PucR family transcriptional regulator, with product MPNSVSMTHGDETPAPLSTWYKLLVVAMGMSERRHEDAILHLVRTSLPFLAPCSIEAAFRYAGGDLRPWPGTARADDVLVEQIHALGPGGGLLPATRDDWRWVFPLACPEMVRGFLVVHGDGKPPVDARFLFQVLGRQVGTALAGAALHGEDHAQLTRLRESNDKLTRLVTRLRRQTAVYETLTAASASGEGASAIARAVHELTGLPITIEDPFGNPLAWAGHDEPPPGTKTDARGRQALLDKVAAYTGAPFRDHERVVSVVRPGTDLLGLLLLSDPGRRAGQHELFVVGYATTILALELAHQRNLAEVELRVHRDLVDDLVEGTDDESAYARAAAVGHDLRVPHHVLVVRWNHHRHNGETRRAVQQVLRSWRRHALASRHSGATVVVVADGSVDGAALHEALARELGTGTGAIGIGGRCETPSALPRSYAQALQALDIRLGSAAPHGATAFDQLGVYRILSSTTGREHVRAFVREWLGPLLDYDAKRGSSLVRTLFQYLESGGNYDAAAAALLIHRSTLRYRLARIREIGGLDLTEVDTRLNLHVATRGWQILSSPEP from the coding sequence ATGCCCAACTCCGTGTCGATGACCCACGGCGACGAGACCCCAGCACCACTGTCCACTTGGTACAAGCTGCTGGTCGTCGCGATGGGGATGTCCGAGCGGCGGCATGAGGACGCGATACTGCACCTCGTCCGGACGTCGCTGCCCTTCCTCGCGCCGTGCTCGATCGAGGCCGCCTTCCGCTACGCCGGAGGCGATCTGAGGCCCTGGCCCGGCACTGCCCGGGCGGACGACGTCCTCGTCGAGCAGATCCACGCGCTCGGCCCCGGTGGCGGGTTGCTCCCGGCCACCCGCGACGACTGGCGCTGGGTCTTCCCCCTCGCGTGCCCCGAGATGGTGCGAGGCTTCCTGGTCGTGCACGGGGACGGCAAGCCGCCTGTCGACGCGAGGTTCCTGTTCCAGGTCCTCGGCAGGCAGGTGGGCACGGCGCTGGCCGGGGCGGCGCTGCACGGCGAGGACCACGCCCAGCTCACCCGGTTGCGGGAGAGCAACGACAAGCTGACCCGGCTGGTGACGCGGCTGCGGCGCCAGACAGCGGTGTACGAGACGCTGACCGCGGCATCCGCCTCCGGGGAGGGCGCGTCCGCGATCGCACGGGCGGTGCACGAGCTCACCGGGCTGCCGATCACGATCGAGGACCCGTTCGGCAACCCCCTCGCCTGGGCCGGGCACGACGAGCCCCCGCCGGGCACGAAAACCGACGCCCGCGGCCGTCAGGCCTTGCTGGACAAGGTGGCCGCGTACACCGGCGCCCCGTTCCGCGACCACGAGCGGGTCGTCTCGGTCGTGCGTCCTGGCACCGACCTGCTCGGGCTGCTGCTGCTGTCCGACCCGGGCCGCCGGGCAGGCCAGCACGAGCTGTTCGTCGTGGGGTACGCGACGACGATCCTCGCCCTCGAACTGGCCCACCAGCGCAACCTGGCCGAGGTGGAGCTGCGGGTGCACCGCGACCTGGTCGACGACCTCGTCGAGGGCACCGACGACGAGAGCGCGTACGCCAGGGCCGCTGCCGTCGGGCACGATCTGCGGGTGCCGCACCACGTCCTCGTCGTGCGCTGGAACCACCACCGCCACAACGGCGAGACCCGCCGTGCCGTGCAGCAGGTGCTCCGCTCCTGGCGGCGGCACGCCCTGGCCTCCCGGCACTCGGGCGCGACCGTCGTCGTCGTCGCCGACGGGTCGGTCGACGGCGCCGCCCTGCACGAGGCACTCGCCCGCGAACTCGGCACCGGGACCGGCGCGATCGGCATCGGCGGACGGTGCGAGACCCCGTCCGCCCTCCCCCGCTCCTACGCCCAGGCCCTGCAGGCGCTCGACATCCGGCTCGGCTCGGCCGCCCCGCACGGCGCCACGGCCTTCGACCAGCTGGGCGTCTACCGGATCCTTAGCAGCACGACCGGCCGCGAGCACGTGCGGGCGTTCGTCCGCGAATGGCTCGGGCCGCTGCTCGACTACGACGCCAAGCGCGGCTCGTCGCTGGTGCGCACGCTGTTCCAGTACCTCGAAAGCGGCGGCAACTACGACGCGGCCGCCGCGGCGCTGCTCATCCACCGCAGCACGCTGCGCTACCGGCTCGCTCGCATCCGCGAGATCGGCGGACTCGACCTCACCGAGGTCGACACCCGCCTCAATCTGCACGTCGCGACCCGGGGATGGCAGATCCTGTCCAGCCCGGAGCCGTGA
- a CDS encoding helix-turn-helix transcriptional regulator: MHRGRTTLATTDVGHAEETLTELYLPLRLLPLRPRTTLDVGLDVVALGSVTIGHLGFGSDIRILTAEVLNYHVDIPVAGRSRSRSGSRDEVFSDPGTAAVFMPAAPADLSWTDGARQICVMLDATEVEHELSTLLGQHLREPLSFANKMDLSGPGGRAWVHALELVAHHAWHETGLLSHRLAVRRLEQVILDGLLTAQPHNYSEQLREDRRSPGLAAVRQAIELTEERPDHPWTPGELAAAVSVSARTLSSGFRKETGMTPLSYLKAVRLHRVHRELIAADRADTTVTEVARRWGFVHLGRFAADYRRRYLESPSETLRSAARRPS; the protein is encoded by the coding sequence GTGCACAGGGGACGCACCACTCTGGCGACCACGGACGTGGGCCACGCCGAGGAGACCCTCACCGAGCTCTACCTGCCGCTGCGCCTGTTGCCGTTGCGGCCGCGCACGACGCTGGACGTGGGGCTCGACGTCGTCGCGCTCGGCAGCGTCACGATCGGTCACCTCGGCTTCGGCAGCGACATCCGGATCCTCACCGCGGAGGTCCTGAACTACCACGTCGACATCCCGGTCGCCGGCCGGTCACGCTCGCGTTCGGGCTCACGGGACGAGGTGTTCAGCGACCCGGGCACAGCCGCGGTGTTCATGCCCGCGGCGCCGGCCGACCTGTCCTGGACGGACGGGGCCCGGCAGATCTGCGTCATGCTCGACGCCACCGAGGTCGAGCATGAGCTGAGCACGCTCCTGGGCCAGCACCTGCGCGAACCGCTGTCCTTCGCGAACAAGATGGACCTGAGTGGTCCCGGCGGGCGCGCGTGGGTCCACGCCCTGGAGCTGGTAGCCCACCACGCGTGGCACGAGACCGGGCTGCTGAGCCACCGGCTCGCCGTGCGGCGACTCGAACAGGTCATCCTCGACGGACTGCTCACGGCCCAGCCGCACAACTACAGCGAACAGCTGCGCGAGGACCGGCGCTCCCCGGGGCTCGCGGCGGTGCGGCAGGCGATCGAGTTGACCGAGGAGCGCCCGGACCACCCGTGGACGCCCGGGGAGCTCGCCGCGGCGGTGTCGGTCAGCGCGCGCACACTGAGCAGCGGGTTCCGCAAGGAGACCGGGATGACACCGCTGAGCTACCTGAAGGCGGTCCGGCTGCACCGGGTGCACCGCGAGCTGATCGCCGCCGACCGCGCGGACACCACCGTCACCGAGGTCGCCCGGCGGTGGGGCTTCGTACACCTGGGCCGGTTCGCCGCGGACTACCGCAGGCGGTATCTCGAGTCGCCGTCGGAGACGCTGCGCTCGGCCGCCCGCCGTCCGTCGTGA